One window of Leptolyngbyaceae cyanobacterium genomic DNA carries:
- the glp gene encoding gephyrin-like molybdotransferase Glp, which yields MLPVDRAQTIILDLVQPLDRELDVEVVDLLAARDRILATPVTSHLDFPHWDNSAMDGYAVRHADVQNCSAEQPATLEIIEEIPAGRPPLHSIRSGQAARILTGAMMPKGADTVIMQEVTRREDSKVFILSAPQPQAFVRHQGSFYQAGEPLLSAGIKIGATEIAVLAAAQCTQLSVYRRLRVAILSTGDELVTPDRPLQPGQLVDSNQYALAALVTQSGAIPQMLGIVPDDPEKLKDAISQAMQSADVVISSGGVSVGDYDYVDRILESLDAQIHIRAVAVKPGKPLTFATFHSPQSSHLGLYFGLPGNPVSSLVTFWRFVQPALLKLAGLSTNYKPIFVQAKTNHELKSDGKRESYFWGKLNLINGIYEFDVAGGSHSSGNLINLAQTNGLAVVPVGEKLIESGKTVQVLKVN from the coding sequence ATGTTGCCAGTCGATCGCGCCCAAACAATTATCTTAGATTTAGTACAACCGTTAGATCGAGAACTGGATGTAGAGGTTGTAGATTTGTTGGCAGCACGCGATCGCATTTTAGCCACACCAGTTACCAGTCATCTAGATTTTCCCCACTGGGATAACTCCGCAATGGATGGGTACGCCGTCCGTCATGCTGACGTACAAAATTGCAGCGCCGAACAGCCAGCCACATTAGAAATTATCGAAGAAATCCCTGCCGGACGACCGCCCCTCCATTCTATTCGATCGGGACAAGCCGCCCGCATTTTGACTGGTGCGATGATGCCAAAAGGTGCAGATACAGTCATCATGCAGGAAGTGACGCGCCGAGAAGACAGCAAAGTTTTTATTTTATCCGCTCCACAACCCCAAGCATTCGTCCGCCATCAAGGGTCATTTTACCAAGCGGGAGAGCCGCTTCTATCGGCAGGAATCAAGATTGGGGCAACGGAAATTGCCGTATTAGCCGCAGCGCAATGTACCCAGTTGTCAGTTTACCGCCGTCTTCGCGTGGCAATTCTCTCTACAGGTGATGAATTAGTAACTCCCGATCGGCCTTTGCAACCCGGTCAACTGGTAGACTCCAATCAGTATGCTTTGGCGGCGTTAGTTACCCAAAGTGGCGCAATACCCCAAATGTTGGGGATCGTTCCCGATGATCCAGAAAAGCTGAAAGATGCGATTTCTCAAGCGATGCAGTCTGCGGATGTGGTGATTTCTTCTGGCGGCGTGTCAGTGGGAGATTACGATTATGTCGATCGTATTTTAGAATCTTTAGATGCCCAAATTCACATTCGCGCTGTCGCCGTTAAACCAGGTAAACCCCTCACTTTCGCCACTTTTCACTCTCCTCAATCTTCCCATTTAGGATTATATTTCGGCTTACCCGGAAATCCCGTTTCATCTTTAGTCACTTTCTGGCGTTTCGTCCAACCTGCCTTACTTAAGTTAGCCGGACTTTCTACCAATTACAAACCAATTTTCGTGCAGGCAAAAACTAACCACGAACTTAAATCGGATGGAAAAAGAGAAAGTTATTTTTGGGGCAAATTAAATTTAATCAATGGTATTTATGAATTTGATGTAGCTGGCGGCAGTCATAGTTCTGGTAACTTAATTAATTTGGCGCAAACTAATGGTTTGGCAGTTGTACCAGTGGGAGAAAAGTTGATTGAATCTGGTAAAACAGTGCAGGTTTTAAAAGTGAATTAA
- a CDS encoding mechanosensitive ion channel family protein — protein sequence MNSLFQQIRESLLNLLGYTIESLPGYIAAIVILCLTRYAANLSRRFITLLGGRAVKNPSLRLLLIQTCFVAIWVVGVLFASVIAFPDLRLGDIIGLLGLSSVAIGFAFQDIFKNFLAGVLLLLQEPFRLGDQIIVNGYEGTVEEIAIRSTQILTYQGERIVVPNAMVFTNAVQVLTAQNYRRTDLEIGVDYNTDLSEAVDVLLKAVSEADGVLSHPAPEVDGVGFGESSIDFAVRYWTLPQKVNVRRTRTKVMIALKQACDRAGINIPYPIRTLYHYNQEHFNDNISVKGNGKSEESKGTESSIGRTGV from the coding sequence ATGAATAGTTTATTTCAACAAATTAGAGAAAGCTTATTAAACTTGCTAGGTTATACGATCGAATCTTTACCAGGATACATCGCTGCGATCGTCATTCTTTGCTTAACCCGCTACGCCGCTAATCTATCTCGTCGGTTTATCACCCTCTTAGGAGGACGGGCAGTTAAAAATCCATCCCTACGATTGTTATTAATTCAAACCTGTTTTGTTGCCATCTGGGTTGTGGGAGTACTATTTGCTAGTGTCATTGCCTTTCCCGACTTACGCTTGGGTGACATTATTGGCTTACTGGGATTGAGTTCTGTAGCGATTGGTTTTGCCTTTCAAGACATTTTCAAAAATTTTCTGGCAGGCGTTCTGTTATTATTACAGGAACCATTTCGGCTCGGCGATCAAATTATTGTCAACGGTTATGAAGGTACAGTCGAAGAAATTGCCATTCGTTCTACTCAAATTCTCACTTATCAAGGAGAAAGAATTGTCGTACCGAATGCGATGGTATTTACCAATGCCGTACAAGTTCTCACTGCCCAAAATTACCGCAGAACGGATTTAGAAATCGGCGTTGATTACAACACGGATCTATCCGAAGCGGTTGACGTTCTCCTCAAAGCAGTTTCAGAAGCTGATGGTGTTTTATCCCACCCAGCACCAGAAGTAGATGGCGTGGGATTTGGCGAAAGTTCGATCGATTTTGCGGTACGCTACTGGACGTTACCGCAAAAGGTCAATGTCCGCCGCACCAGAACTAAAGTAATGATAGCCCTCAAACAAGCGTGCGATCGCGCTGGCATCAATATTCCCTATCCCATCCGCACGCTTTATCATTATAATCAGGAGCATTTTAACGATAATATCTCCGTAAAAGGGAACGGAAAGAGTGAAGAGAGTAAGGGAACAGAGAGTTCGATCGGGAGAACCGGAGTATAA
- a CDS encoding serine/threonine-protein kinase: MSLYCTQKHQNQTSNRFCFQCGEPLWFPVGQILESRYRILKHLAGGGFGRTYLAEDLNRFNERCVLKEFAPQVSSSRQLDKAKELFEREASAIYKLNHPQLPGFREFFQANMGDGAGCLFLVQDYIEGETYADLLKSGKHIPETEIKELLVKILPVLSYIHSQSVVHRDISPDNLIKRTTDNLPVLIDFGGVKEVAITAISKLTQMGKPPTLLGKPGYAPEEQLQRGQVFPNSDLYALAVTSVVLLTGKKPQELYDNYKGTWHWGKTIKVSPQLEAVLKKMLAYKPSDRYQSADEVLRDLQVTAPPKPVNQNISQVRTLVVSPASPNPAKAAVSTPASQTIVLSNRAGFLRRWLMRVTSMSLVALTGFGVWTGFNWLVQTTKSIAFTDRKIGESPNSGKEKTRIEKILSRRQEAGIPEARFNAEVNKRFYTEYPELRGRLLTAKPEDAPLREKWYQIAEEVLEKGI, translated from the coding sequence ATGTCTCTCTACTGCACTCAAAAACACCAAAACCAAACCTCTAACCGCTTTTGTTTCCAGTGTGGAGAACCCCTATGGTTTCCAGTGGGGCAAATTTTAGAGAGTCGCTACCGCATTCTCAAGCATCTTGCAGGGGGTGGTTTTGGGCGTACCTACTTAGCAGAGGACTTGAACCGCTTTAACGAACGCTGCGTTCTCAAGGAATTTGCGCCTCAAGTCAGCAGTTCCCGCCAATTGGACAAAGCTAAAGAATTATTTGAACGGGAAGCAAGTGCGATTTATAAACTGAATCATCCTCAGTTACCGGGTTTCCGAGAGTTTTTCCAGGCAAATATGGGAGATGGGGCAGGTTGTCTGTTTTTGGTACAAGATTATATTGAAGGTGAAACTTATGCTGATTTATTGAAATCTGGCAAGCATATACCGGAAACAGAAATAAAAGAATTACTAGTTAAAATATTACCTGTTTTATCATACATTCACTCTCAGAGCGTCGTTCACCGCGATATCTCACCAGATAATTTAATTAAAAGAACTACCGATAATTTGCCCGTATTAATTGATTTTGGCGGAGTTAAAGAAGTAGCAATTACTGCGATTTCTAAATTAACTCAAATGGGTAAACCGCCTACTTTATTAGGTAAACCAGGTTATGCGCCAGAAGAACAACTGCAAAGAGGACAGGTTTTTCCTAACAGTGATTTGTATGCTTTAGCTGTTACATCTGTGGTGTTGCTAACTGGCAAAAAGCCGCAAGAATTATACGATAATTATAAGGGAACTTGGCACTGGGGAAAAACAATTAAAGTTAGTCCTCAATTAGAGGCAGTGCTAAAGAAAATGCTGGCATATAAACCAAGCGATCGCTATCAATCTGCTGATGAAGTATTGCGAGATCTGCAAGTTACCGCACCGCCAAAGCCCGTCAATCAAAATATTTCCCAAGTTCGTACATTAGTAGTTTCTCCTGCTAGTCCAAATCCTGCTAAAGCGGCAGTAAGCACGCCTGCTAGCCAAACAATTGTATTATCTAATCGTGCGGGATTTCTCCGGCGTTGGTTGATGAGAGTTACCAGTATGAGTTTGGTTGCTTTAACTGGTTTTGGAGTATGGACGGGATTTAATTGGTTAGTCCAGACGACTAAATCGATCGCGTTTACCGATCGCAAAATTGGAGAGTCACCCAATTCTGGTAAGGAGAAAACCCGGATCGAGAAAATTTTGAGCCGTCGCCAAGAAGCGGGAATTCCAGAAGCACGTTTTAATGCAGAAGTAAATAAGCGTTTCTACACCGAATATCCTGAATTACGAGGGCGATTGCTGACAGCTAAACCGGAAGACGCGCCTTTACGGGAAAAATGGTATCAAATTGCTGAAGAGGTATTAGAAAAAGGAATTTAG
- a CDS encoding Npun_R2479 family HD domain-containing metalloprotein, translating to MFDATQLIIDHFVEKLREGYKRTYGGWKPDYADIIGWAGNMALENIANSDALYHNVEHTILVTLVGQEVLRGKHIREGGVSCEDWLHGIISLLCHDIGYVKGVCRQDRPAEGLCATGINGTMIKLPLGASDASLAAYHVDRGKLFIEERFGYHKLIDAEIIKQNIELTRFPVPADDDHQDTVNCPGLVRAADLIGQLSDPRYLKKISALYYEFEETGVNKNLGYHHPGDVRQNYAKFYWNVVYPYIKDALRYLELTQEGKQILANLYANVFVVEHEHANLKVGAA from the coding sequence ATGTTTGATGCCACTCAATTAATCATCGATCATTTTGTGGAAAAACTGCGAGAAGGTTACAAGCGCACCTATGGAGGCTGGAAACCAGACTACGCAGACATCATCGGTTGGGCTGGCAATATGGCTTTAGAAAATATTGCCAACAGCGACGCCCTCTACCACAATGTCGAACATACTATTTTAGTTACCTTAGTCGGACAAGAAGTTTTGCGAGGCAAACACATCCGCGAGGGTGGGGTGTCTTGCGAAGATTGGCTGCATGGCATTATCTCTTTGTTATGCCATGATATCGGTTACGTGAAAGGAGTATGCAGACAAGACCGACCAGCAGAAGGCTTGTGTGCTACTGGCATTAATGGCACGATGATCAAATTACCTCTAGGAGCATCCGATGCCAGTTTAGCCGCTTATCATGTAGACCGAGGCAAACTGTTTATTGAAGAGCGCTTTGGCTATCATAAACTGATCGATGCGGAAATTATCAAACAAAATATCGAACTAACTCGCTTTCCCGTTCCAGCAGATGACGATCATCAAGATACCGTAAATTGTCCTGGTTTAGTTCGCGCCGCCGATTTAATCGGTCAACTTAGCGACCCCCGATATCTAAAGAAAATAAGCGCCCTCTATTATGAGTTTGAAGAGACGGGGGTAAATAAAAACTTAGGTTACCATCACCCAGGTGATGTGCGCCAAAACTATGCCAAATTTTATTGGAATGTTGTTTATCCTTATATTAAGGATGCCCTCCGCTATTTAGAACTTACTCAAGAGGGAAAACAAATTTTAGCTAATTTATATGCAAATGTGTTTGTCGTAGAACACGAACACGCTAACCTTAAAGTTGGGGCTGCGTAA
- the psbA gene encoding photosystem II q(b) protein: MATTLARPSRENLWERFCNWVTSTENRLYVGWFGVLMIPTILTGAIVFILAFIAAPPVDLDGIREPVSGSLLSGNNIISATIVPTSAAIGLHLYPLWDAASLDEWLYNGGPYQLIVLHFLIGIFAYMGREWELSYRLGMRPWIAVAFSAPVAAATAVLLVYPIGQGSFSDGLMLGISGTFNFMIVFQAEHNILMHPFHMLGVAGVFGGALFAAMHGSLVTSSLIRETTEDESANYGYKFGQEEETYNIVAAHGYFGRLIFQYASFNNARSLHFVLAAWPVVGIWFAALGISTMAFNLNGFNFNNSVLDADGRPINTWADIINRANLGIEVMHERNAHQFPLDLASAEMEPIALTAPAING, from the coding sequence ATGGCGACTACTTTAGCAAGACCCTCACGGGAGAACCTGTGGGAGCGGTTTTGCAATTGGGTAACCAGTACGGAAAATCGGCTTTATGTAGGCTGGTTTGGGGTTTTGATGATTCCCACGATCCTGACTGGCGCGATCGTATTTATCCTGGCTTTTATTGCAGCGCCGCCCGTCGATCTGGACGGCATTCGGGAACCCGTTTCCGGTTCATTACTTTCTGGCAATAATATTATTTCGGCAACGATCGTACCGACTTCTGCTGCCATTGGATTGCACTTATACCCGCTTTGGGATGCCGCCTCCCTCGATGAATGGCTGTATAACGGTGGCCCCTATCAGCTAATCGTGCTGCACTTTTTAATCGGCATTTTTGCTTATATGGGTCGGGAATGGGAACTCAGCTACCGCCTGGGAATGCGTCCTTGGATTGCCGTTGCTTTCTCCGCACCCGTAGCGGCTGCCACTGCCGTTTTGTTAGTGTATCCGATCGGTCAAGGTAGTTTCTCGGATGGGTTGATGTTGGGAATTTCCGGCACTTTCAACTTCATGATCGTTTTTCAAGCAGAACACAATATATTGATGCACCCTTTTCATATGTTGGGTGTTGCAGGTGTGTTCGGTGGTGCGTTGTTTGCCGCAATGCACGGTTCTTTGGTCACTTCCAGCTTGATTCGAGAAACGACTGAAGATGAATCTGCCAACTATGGCTATAAGTTCGGTCAAGAAGAAGAAACTTACAATATCGTGGCTGCACACGGTTATTTCGGTCGCTTGATCTTCCAATATGCCAGCTTTAATAATGCGCGATCGCTCCACTTCGTATTGGCCGCTTGGCCCGTGGTTGGCATCTGGTTCGCTGCTTTGGGTATCAGCACGATGGCATTTAACCTGAATGGGTTTAATTTTAATAACTCCGTGTTAGATGCTGATGGTCGCCCGATCAATACTTGGGCTGATATTATCAATCGCGCTAACCTGGGTATTGAAGTAATGCACGAACGCAACGCTCACCAATTCCCTCTAGATTTAGCTTCGGCTGAAATGGAACCAATTGCTTTAACTGCTCCAGCAATTAACGGCTAA
- a CDS encoding NUDIX hydrolase: MADYSRERWRVCKRFLEMRSSWLTLIGENLQDDRGDILEYWRIEKSDSVIIITLQKNQLILPQPMYRPGVGEFTFDFPGGRVPDGESPLAVVPLILKRELGIEADSIVEITPLNTKGWAVNSSFSNQKLFGFFVQIKPSLVLSPEYVGATYPANDSGVGDLLEVLTCLQCRALLLEWWVGR, from the coding sequence ATGGCAGATTATTCAAGAGAACGCTGGCGGGTCTGCAAACGGTTTTTAGAAATGCGATCGAGTTGGCTTACTTTAATTGGAGAAAATTTACAAGACGATCGGGGAGATATTTTAGAATACTGGCGGATAGAAAAATCAGACTCCGTGATAATTATCACCCTTCAAAAGAATCAATTAATTTTGCCACAACCGATGTATCGTCCTGGAGTAGGAGAATTTACTTTTGATTTTCCAGGGGGTCGAGTTCCTGATGGTGAAAGTCCCTTAGCAGTTGTACCGCTTATTCTCAAACGAGAATTGGGAATTGAAGCAGATTCAATTGTGGAAATTACCCCCCTAAACACTAAAGGTTGGGCGGTGAATAGTTCTTTTTCTAATCAAAAACTATTTGGTTTTTTCGTTCAGATAAAGCCGAGTTTGGTACTGTCACCTGAGTACGTGGGTGCAACTTATCCGGCAAATGATTCGGGAGTGGGAGATTTGCTGGAAGTTCTCACCTGTCTGCAATGTCGTGCTTTGTTGCTGGAATGGTGGGTGGGGAGATAG
- a CDS encoding glucosamine-6-phosphate deaminase → MLDLKTPLQVPTAVKTFAVDALSVRVYESQDKLAQDVAQLAQNYLQNVIKERGSATIVLATGNSQIRFLDALIARGGVDWSKITFFHLDEYLGIDGEHSASFRRYLRQRVEKRVNPQAFHYIEGDTTQPFQECDRYSQLLEQQPIDLCCLGVGENGHLAFNEPSVASFTETRKVNLVKLDKKTRQQQVNQGHFPRLEAVPQYAFTLTIPMIFSTKKIFCLAPEKRKAAVVRDMLQNPISNKIPASILRQHPQATLFLDPASASLL, encoded by the coding sequence ATGTTGGATTTAAAAACCCCTTTACAAGTTCCTACTGCCGTGAAAACTTTTGCAGTCGATGCTTTATCCGTGCGAGTTTATGAGTCCCAAGATAAACTAGCGCAAGACGTAGCGCAATTGGCACAAAATTATTTACAAAATGTAATTAAAGAACGGGGATCGGCGACAATAGTTTTGGCCACTGGTAATTCTCAGATTAGATTTTTGGATGCCTTAATCGCGAGAGGTGGGGTAGATTGGTCTAAAATTACCTTTTTCCATCTGGATGAGTATTTAGGCATAGATGGAGAACATAGCGCCAGTTTTCGACGGTATCTCCGACAGAGAGTAGAAAAACGAGTAAATCCGCAAGCTTTTCACTATATAGAAGGGGATACGACGCAACCGTTTCAAGAATGCGATCGCTATTCTCAACTTTTGGAACAACAGCCGATCGACCTTTGCTGTCTCGGTGTAGGAGAAAACGGACATTTAGCTTTTAACGAGCCCTCTGTCGCATCATTCACGGAAACCAGAAAGGTAAACTTAGTAAAGTTAGACAAAAAAACGCGCCAACAACAAGTTAACCAAGGTCATTTTCCCCGTTTAGAAGCCGTACCTCAATATGCTTTTACCCTCACCATCCCGATGATTTTTTCCACCAAAAAAATCTTTTGCCTAGCACCAGAAAAACGCAAAGCCGCAGTCGTAAGAGATATGTTGCAAAATCCTATTAGCAACAAAATTCCTGCTTCTATTTTGCGTCAACATCCACAAGCCACTTTATTTTTAGATCCTGCTTCCGCCAGCTTACTGTGA
- the rpsR gene encoding 30S ribosomal protein S18 translates to MTYYRRRLSPIKPSEPIDYKDVDLLRKFITERGKILPRRITGLTAKQQRDLTLAIKRARIVALLPFINQEG, encoded by the coding sequence ATGACCTACTACCGTCGTCGTCTTTCCCCCATCAAGCCAAGCGAACCAATTGACTACAAAGATGTAGACCTATTGCGTAAATTTATCACCGAAAGAGGTAAAATTTTACCCCGTCGCATTACTGGCTTGACAGCAAAACAACAAAGAGACCTTACGCTGGCGATTAAACGCGCCCGCATCGTGGCACTATTGCCTTTTATCAACCAGGAAGGTTAA
- a CDS encoding ribonuclease R family protein, which translates to MEKGRLIEFRQNGERRLAVAERPEGKTNWVVLDERSHAHTIHPRQVTYEVPGQTFQVKQIPQFRQEVEQYIDPSSVEVAWEILVEEGKSVNVIEMAQLLFSEQNPAQCYASYYLLSEDKLYFKQKGERYEPRPRSLVEELKHQVEVANQRKRESEEFLALVQQALSGEKVEWQNSARNRLEALERFAALGDEASGRSLAQETLTVLERPNTPQAAFDLLVQLGLWSVHENLFLRRSQIPVQFPMKVLEVAQQRIEFPPPDLDENRLDLTHLKVYTIDDESTREIDDGLSCEIRTDGTQRLWVHIADPTRWLTPGDELDIEARRRSTTLYLPTGMVPMFPTELATGPMSLVQGKICHALSFAIELDERGAVKDYSIHASIIKPTYRLTYEDVDEMLELGVPAELELMAIASAAKLRQSWRQSQGSINIHLPEGMIKVDDDEIDIYVLEDSLSRQTVAEMMILAGEVGASYAQTHQIPLPFRSQPQPELPSEEELLLLPAGPARACAMRRCMPRSEMSIYPSRHAGLGLNSYAQVTSPIRRYSDLLAHFQIKAHLRGGALPFSADEMKEVMMSIGAVSQEAVLVERQTYRYWALEYLRRNSERVWQAMLLRWLREDDRLGLILLEDLGLELPMGFRRSIALGDRLEVRVSHVDPRLDVIKFQETIDQPAQTAVS; encoded by the coding sequence GTGGAAAAGGGAAGGTTGATCGAATTTCGGCAAAATGGAGAACGGCGCTTGGCCGTAGCAGAACGACCAGAAGGCAAAACAAACTGGGTCGTTCTGGATGAGAGAAGTCATGCTCATACCATCCATCCCCGGCAAGTTACATATGAAGTACCCGGTCAAACTTTCCAGGTAAAACAGATACCCCAATTTCGCCAAGAAGTAGAGCAGTATATCGACCCTTCTAGTGTAGAAGTAGCATGGGAAATCTTGGTGGAAGAAGGGAAGAGCGTAAACGTAATTGAAATGGCTCAATTGCTATTTTCCGAGCAAAATCCAGCCCAGTGTTACGCATCTTACTATTTATTATCGGAAGATAAACTTTATTTCAAACAGAAGGGAGAGCGCTACGAACCTCGCCCTCGCAGTTTAGTAGAAGAATTAAAACATCAAGTCGAAGTAGCCAATCAGCGCAAACGGGAATCAGAAGAATTTTTGGCCCTGGTACAGCAAGCCTTATCTGGCGAGAAGGTAGAATGGCAAAATAGCGCTCGCAATCGTTTGGAAGCTTTAGAACGGTTTGCAGCACTAGGAGATGAAGCTTCTGGCCGCTCTTTAGCGCAAGAAACTCTGACAGTGTTGGAAAGACCAAATACTCCCCAAGCGGCTTTTGACCTATTGGTGCAGCTGGGCTTGTGGAGCGTCCACGAAAACCTGTTTCTGCGGCGCAGCCAGATACCCGTTCAATTCCCTATGAAGGTACTAGAAGTGGCTCAGCAGCGTATAGAGTTCCCACCCCCGGATTTGGATGAAAACCGTTTGGATCTAACTCATCTGAAGGTTTACACGATCGACGATGAAAGTACTCGTGAAATTGATGATGGCTTGAGTTGCGAGATCCGAACAGATGGGACTCAGCGGCTTTGGGTTCACATTGCCGATCCGACTCGCTGGCTGACACCGGGCGATGAATTAGATATCGAAGCTCGCCGCCGCAGCACTACGTTATATTTACCGACGGGCATGGTGCCGATGTTTCCGACGGAACTGGCGACTGGGCCAATGAGTTTGGTGCAGGGAAAAATTTGTCATGCGCTCAGTTTTGCCATCGAATTAGATGAAAGGGGAGCGGTCAAAGATTACAGTATCCATGCCAGCATTATCAAGCCGACTTATCGTTTGACTTATGAAGATGTGGATGAAATGCTGGAGTTGGGAGTGCCGGCAGAACTGGAGTTGATGGCGATCGCATCGGCGGCTAAACTCAGACAAAGTTGGCGACAGTCCCAAGGCTCGATCAACATCCACCTGCCAGAAGGAATGATCAAAGTGGATGATGACGAAATCGATATTTATGTTTTAGAAGATTCTTTATCTCGGCAAACCGTAGCAGAGATGATGATCTTAGCCGGTGAAGTGGGGGCTAGTTACGCGCAAACTCATCAAATTCCTTTGCCTTTCCGCAGTCAACCCCAACCAGAACTTCCCTCAGAAGAAGAATTACTTCTGTTACCTGCTGGGCCAGCCCGTGCTTGTGCGATGCGTCGTTGTATGCCCCGCAGTGAAATGAGCATTTATCCATCCCGCCATGCAGGTTTGGGCTTAAATAGTTACGCTCAGGTTACTTCTCCGATTCGTCGTTACAGTGATTTACTGGCACACTTCCAAATTAAAGCTCACTTGCGGGGAGGCGCTCTACCTTTCTCGGCTGACGAAATGAAAGAAGTGATGATGAGTATCGGAGCAGTTTCTCAAGAAGCGGTGTTAGTAGAACGCCAAACTTATCGTTATTGGGCTTTGGAATATCTGCGTCGCAATTCCGAGCGAGTTTGGCAAGCGATGCTGTTACGTTGGTTGAGAGAAGACGATCGCTTGGGTTTAATTTTACTGGAAGATTTGGGACTAGAGTTGCCGATGGGTTTCCGTCGTTCGATCGCGTTAGGCGATCGTTTAGAAGTGCGAGTCAGCCACGTCGATCCCCGTTTAGACGTAATCAAGTTCCAAGAAACGATCGATCAACCCGCTCAAACAGCAGTCAGCTAA
- the rpmG gene encoding 50S ribosomal protein L33 — MAKGVRIIITLECTECRTNPAKRSKGVSRYTSTKNRRNTTARLELKKFCTHCNKHTVHKEIK, encoded by the coding sequence ATGGCTAAAGGCGTTCGCATAATCATAACTTTGGAATGTACCGAGTGCCGCACAAATCCGGCGAAGCGCTCGAAAGGTGTTTCTCGTTACACCAGTACCAAGAACCGTCGTAACACGACAGCACGGCTAGAACTGAAAAAGTTCTGCACCCATTGCAACAAACATACCGTACATAAGGAAATCAAATAA
- a CDS encoding nucleotidyltransferase domain-containing protein, with amino-acid sequence MNRLEIEERTILIALTGSRGYGLATASSDYDYRGIFIASKPYYLGLKKIEQKDTGWTEEPGKFAYLSKDTCIYELKKYLELCIDNNPNILELLWFKDYPYISEVGRFLQQHKQIFLSKKVKQTYAGYGYAQIKRLETHRRWLLTPPPDKPKPEDFGLESNKPMTIIQINAFLEYLYQLIRDRIQFFEEAEQLYNLLTAEIDFKAVLKQYPLPTENLEYTRQITHSSENFIQLLQKSQQYHTALREYDNYQQWKKNRNPARAAMEAKVGYDAKYAMQAIRLLKTGIEILETQSVIVDRREAGDAEELLRIKNGQHSYDEVMAIANHFYQQLDVAYTKSTLPKAVDKEAVNQLCIDLVTMQKW; translated from the coding sequence ATGAATCGGCTAGAAATTGAAGAAAGAACTATCTTAATTGCTTTAACAGGTAGCCGTGGTTATGGATTAGCCACCGCAAGTTCTGATTATGACTATCGCGGTATTTTTATCGCCAGTAAACCATATTATCTGGGATTAAAAAAAATAGAGCAAAAAGATACTGGGTGGACGGAAGAACCGGGGAAGTTTGCTTATTTGAGTAAAGATACTTGCATTTATGAATTGAAGAAATATTTGGAATTGTGTATTGATAACAACCCAAATATTTTAGAATTACTCTGGTTTAAAGACTATCCTTATATAAGCGAAGTAGGCAGATTTCTCCAGCAGCACAAACAGATTTTTTTATCAAAAAAAGTCAAACAAACTTATGCGGGATACGGTTACGCCCAAATCAAAAGATTAGAGACTCACCGCCGTTGGTTACTGACTCCGCCGCCAGACAAACCGAAACCAGAAGATTTTGGGTTGGAGTCAAATAAACCGATGACAATTATCCAAATAAATGCGTTTTTGGAATATCTTTATCAGTTGATTAGAGACCGAATCCAATTTTTTGAGGAGGCAGAACAACTGTATAATTTGCTGACCGCCGAAATTGATTTTAAAGCTGTATTGAAGCAGTATCCTTTACCAACAGAAAATCTGGAATATACCAGACAAATTACCCATAGTTCGGAAAATTTCATTCAACTACTGCAAAAAAGCCAGCAGTATCATACCGCTTTGCGAGAATATGACAATTATCAACAATGGAAAAAAAATCGCAACCCAGCTAGAGCGGCGATGGAAGCAAAAGTTGGTTATGATGCTAAATATGCGATGCAGGCGATCCGACTTTTGAAAACCGGGATTGAAATCTTGGAAACCCAAAGCGTCATAGTCGATCGTCGAGAGGCTGGTGATGCTGAGGAATTATTGAGGATTAAAAACGGGCAACACAGCTATGATGAAGTGATGGCGATCGCAAATCATTTCTACCAACAACTTGATGTGGCTTATACTAAATCCACTTTGCCAAAAGCCGTAGATAAAGAAGCAGTTAATCAGCTTTGTATTGATTTAGTGACGATGCAAAAATGGTAA